GCGGGCGCCACCACCGTGTCGGTGTGCCTCCCCGCCCGCGACGAGGAGGCCACCGTCGGCGACATCGTGGCCGCCGTGGTCGCCGACCTCGTCGAGCGCCACCCCCTCGTCGACGAGGTGCTGGTCGTCGACGACGGCTCCACCGACGCCACCGCCGAGGTGGCGCGCCGTGCCGGTGCCACGGTCGTGGCTGCCGACCAGGTGCTCCCCGAGGTCGGGCCGGGCACCGGGAAGGGTGAGGCCCTCTGGAAGTCGCTGGCCGCCAGCTCGGGCGAGCTCGTCGTGTGGTGCGACGCCGACCTCACCGACTTCGACACCGGGTTCGTCACCGGCCTGCTCGGGCCGCTGCTCACCGACCCGACCGTCGCCTTCACCAAGGCCACCTACGAGCGGGCCGAGGTCGACGGCGTCGGCGGCGGACGGGTCACCGAGCTCGCGGCCCGCCCCCTCATCGCCCTGGTGGCACCGGAGCTGTCGGCCTTCGACCAGCCGCTGGCCGGCGAGTACGCGGGCCGGCGGTCGGTGCTCGAGCGGTTGCCCTTCGAGCAGGGCTACGGGGTCGAGCTCGGCCTGCTGCTCGACCTCCTCGCGACCGTCGGGCTCGAGGGCATGGCCCAGGTCGACCTCGGCGTCCGCCGGCACCGCAACCGCCCGCTCCACGAGCTGTCACCACAGGCGCTTGCGGTGATGCGGGCAGTCCTCCGCCGGGTGGGCGCCACCGGCACCGTCGACGACCCCGTGCTCCGCGTCCCCGGCCACGACCACGTGGTGGTCGACGACCGCACCCGCCCACCGCTCGTCGACGTCGCCGGCTACCGACGGCGGGCCTCCTGACCCTCGCCCGGGGTCTTCTCGACGGGGGGCTCGTCGGCGGGCACCGGGGTCTCGGCGCCATCGAGGTCGACACGGGTGACGTCACGGACGATCCCGACGCCCGGGTCGTCCTCGTCGGTGTCGACCCGTTTGGCGAAGACCTCGAAGGGCTCCCCGAGGACGTAGGTGTGCCAGAGGTGGCCGGCAAGGATCTTGATGACCGCGACGGCGGGCACGGCGAGGAGGAGACCGGCGAAGCCCATGAGGGAGCCGCCGGCGACGAGTGCGAGGAGCACCACGGCGGGCTGCAGCTTCACCGCTCGGTTCATCACCAGCGGGCTGATCACCTGCGACTCCAGCTGCTGGACGACCACCATGATCCCGATCACCCAGAGGGCGGTACCCATGTCACGGGTGGTGAGGGCGATCACCAGCGCGGGCACGGCCCCGACGAAGGGGCCGATGAGCGGCACGATGTTGGAGAACCCGGCGATCATCCCGACCAGGAGCCAGAAGGGCAGGTCGAGGACGGCGAGCCCGATCGACACGAGCACGCCCACGATCGTCGCCACCACGAGCTGGCCGCGGAAGAACCCCCCGATCGCCCGGCTGAGGCGCCGCCCGACGTGAAGGACCTCCGCCTGCTTGGCGGGAGGGATGAGGTTGACCGCCACCACCCGCAGCCGAGGGAGGTCGACGAGGAGGTAGAAGGCCAGGACCGGTCCGAGCACCAGGATGAGCAGCAGGCTGAAGACCCGGACCCCGACGTCGCGCGCCGCCTCGATGCGGTCGCCGAGCGTCGCGTCGCTGCCCGAGCGGACCTCGTCCTCGATCTCCCCGATGCTGGGGAGCGAGATGAACCAGTCCTCGCTCTCGGCGGCCCGGTCGTTGACCCAGCGCTCGACGTCCGAGCGGATCTCGGGCCAGTCGTCGGCCAGCTCGTCGGCCTGCTCCACGGCGATCGGGGCGACGGCGACGGCCGCCAGCCCGATCAGTGAGAAGAAGGCGAGGTAGGCGATCGCCACCCCCATCAGGCGGGGGACCCCCCGCCGCTGGAGCAACGAGACGACCGGGTTCAGGATGAAGACGATGGCTCCGGCGAAGATCAGGGGGGCCCAGATGATCCGCACCTGGTAGGCGAGGAAGGCGGCCACGGCGAGGACAGCGACGATGCCCATGAGCGCCCACGCCGCCTGGCCCGCCCGACGGATGCCGTCCTCACCGGACCGGCGCTGCTCCTCCCCCACACCGCAAATGTAGAGCGGCCGCGGGGCCGGCGGGCGTGACCGTCCCTGCGGTCAGCCTCGGGCCCGGTCCGGCGGGGCGGCGCCCTCGAGGTGGGCGGCCACCACTGCTTCGATGCACACCTCGGTCTCGGTCCGGGCCCGCCCTTCGCCGAATCGCTCGACAAGCGAGACCACGGTCATCCCCTCGGGCACCTCGACGCCCTCCAGCAGCTCACCCACCACGGCGAGGACCGGGACGCCCGACGACACCGCCAGCTCGGCGACCCCGCCCACCACCTTGCCCTCGAAGGACTGCTCGTCGAGGAAGCCCTCGGCCGTGACGACCAGGTCGGCGCCGTCGATCCGATCGTGCAGCTCGAGCTCGTCGGCCACCACGTCGAAGCCGGCCACGAGCCGCGCTCCGGCTGCGACGAGACCGCCGGCCAGGCCGCCCGCGGCGCCCGCACCCACCAGGTCGCGCACGTCGACGCCATAGCTCTCCTCGTAGACCTGGGCCAGGCGCTGCAACCGGCGGTGGAGCAGCTCCACCTGGGCGGGCGTGGCGCCCTTCTGCGGTGCGAACACCCGTGCAGCATCGACGAAGCGGGTGCGCACGTCGCAGGCCACCACCAGCTCGACAGCGCGCATCCGGGCGAGGGGCTCGAGAGCCCGCAGCGCGCCGAGGCCACCGTCGGTCGACGCCGACCCGCCGACGCCGACGATGACCCGCCTGCAGCCGGCGTCGATGGCGGCGCCGATCAGCTCCCCCGTGCCGTGCGTCGCGGCGGCCATGGGGTCGTTGCCCTCCGGCCCGCCCACCAGGTCGAGGCCCGAGCATCGGGCCATCTCGACCACCGCCAGCGACCCTGCGTAGCGCCAGGCGGCCTCGACCGGGTCACCGAGCGGCCCGGTGACGGTGGTGACCCGGTTGGCGCCACCGAGGGCCTCGAGGGTGCCCTCGCCGCCGTCGGCGACCGGTGCAGCGTCACAGGTCCAGCCGGCCGACCGGGCGCCACGTCCGATCGCGGCGGCGACGTCGGCAGCGGTCGCCGTGCCGCGCAGCTTGTCGGGGGCGGCCACGAGGTGCATCCCGTCCATGGTGCCCCGAACCGAAACGCACCACCGGCGGGACCGTCGACGGGCCCTCGTAGGATCTGCACCGTGAATGCCCCCACGCCCCCCGTCGTCATCGTCTCCAACCGTGGCCCGGTGTCGTTCGCGCTCGACGACGGCGGCGGGCTCGTCACCCGCAGGGCCGGCGGCGGCCTCGCCACGGCGCTGGGCGCGGCGGTGGCCGGAACCGGCGCGACCTGGATCGCCGCCGCCCTGAGCGAGGCCGACCGCGTGGCCGCCGCCGAGGGGACGGTCGATGCCGAGGGGTTCCGCCTGCGGTCGCTGGTGGTCGATGAGGACCGATACCGCGCCTACTACGACGTCGTCTCCAACGCCACGCTCTGGTTCCTCCACCACGGCCTCTGGGACAGCCCCCGACGCCCCCGCTTCGACCGTCGGTGGCGGGAGGCGTGGACGGCCTACCGCGAGGTCAACCACGCCTTCGCCGACGCCGTGGCCGACGAGGCGGCCGACGGCGCGACCGTGCTCGTCCACGACTACCACCTCTCCCTCGTCGGTGCCCGCCTCGCCGAGCGCCGTCCCGACCTCGCCACCGTGCACTTCAACCACACGCCCTTCTGCGGCGCCGACGCCATCCGCGCCCTGCCCGACGGGGTGGCCGAGGAGCTGCTGCTCGGCCTCGCCGGGCACGCCGCCTGTGGCTTCCACAACCAGCGCTGGGCCTCGGCGTTCGAGGCGTGCTGCGAGGAGGTGCTCGGCTCGGTGCCCACCCGCACCTTCGTCGCCCCCGCGGCGGCCGACCCGGACGACATCGGTGGGGTGGCCGGCGGGGACGCCTGTGCCCGGGCCCTCGCCGAGCTCGACGAGCAGGTGGGCGACCGCGCGCTCATCGTGCGCGTCGACCGGATCGAGCTCTCGAAGAACCTCCTCCGGGGCTTCCACGCCTTCGATGACCTCCTCCGGGAGCACCCCGAGTGGCGTGAGCGCGTGGTCTTCGCCGCCTTCGTCTACCCCTCCCGGGAGGGCCTGCCCGAGTACCTCGCCTACCGTCAGGAGGTCGAGGGCCTGATCCGCGCCATCAACGAGCGCTGGTCGACGCCGGGCTGGATCCCGGTGCTGTACGACCCGGAGGACGACTTCCCCCGCTCCGTCGCCGCCCTGCGCCGATACGACGTGTTGCTGGTCAACCCCGTGCGCGACGGGCTCAACCTCGTGGCCAAGGAGGGCCCGCTGGTGAACGAGCACCACGGCGTGCTGGCGCTGTCCCGCGAGTCGGGGGTGTGGGCGGAGATGGCGGGCGCCGCCCTCGGCCTCAACCCCTTCGACGTGGCCGGCACGTCCGACGTGCTCCACGAGGCGCTCACCATGACCGCCGGGCAGCGGCGCGACCACGCCGCCGCCGTGCGCGCCGTGGCCGCTGCAGGCACCCCCGCCGACTGGTACGCCCGGCAGCTCGACGAGGGGGCTCACGGGGCCTGACCCCGAGCGGAGCCTTCCCACCGCCTCCGCAAGCTCCGGCGGCGGGCCCCTTCCCTCGGGGCCACCCGTTCGCGTCCGGTTGAGCGGACTCGGCTTCGCTGAGGCCCGTTGCTCACTCCAGGAGCGATCGGAGGAGGGCGAGGGCTCCTCCGGGACCGTCGACGACGAGGTCGGCGCGGGCGAGCATCTCGCTGGGTGCCTCGGTGGTGCGCACGGCGATGCGGACGGTGTGGACGCCCCCGCTCGCCAAGTCGTCGAGGGCATCGAATGCCGGCAGGTCGCCCACGTCGTCGCCGAGGAAGCACACCGCCGCCATGCCGGCGGCCGCGGCGCGCACCACGGTCCCCTTGTCGGCCTCCACCGGTGGGTGGAGCTCGACCGATGCCTTGGCCTGCCGGACGACCAGGCCGGTGCGGGTGGCCTCGGCGGACGCCCACGCCCGGACCCCGGCTTCCTCGTCGGGCATGGTGCGGAAGTGCAGGGTGAGCGAGAGGCCCTTGTGCTCGACGGTGACGGGCAGCGCCTCCCCCGCCCGGGCGGCGGCCTCGTCGACCACCGGACGCCATGCACCCGCCTCCGCCGCCTCGATCCGCCGGCCGCCCTCCACCCGCTCGAGGCCGTAGAGGCCCGACAGCCAGAGGCCCCCACCGAGGTGGTCGAGCAGGTAGGCGACGGGCCGTCCCGACACGACGCCGGCCACCGCGAAGCGCTCCTGCAGGCGGGCGAGGACCTCGACCACGCCGTCGAGGGGACGGGCGGCGGCGGGGTCGTCGACGATGGGCGCGAGGGTCCCGTCGAAGTCCGTGAGCACCGCGGCGCTCCCCGGCGCGTCGACGAATGGCTGCAGGGCGGGGACGACGGCCACGAGGGCGACGCTACCCTCGCCGCGTGCGCCCGCTCCGACCCGCCCGCCGGCTGCCCGCGCTCCGCGCGGTCGTCGTCGCCACGGTGGTGCTGGGCTCGGTCGTCGGGCTCGGCGGCTGTCGGTCCGACACGGTCCGGGTGACCTTCCGCCCCGAGGTGGGCGACACCTTCCGCTACGAGGTCCGGGTCCGCTCCACGACCGAGATCCACCTCACGGGCGCCGAGCCCGACGTGCGCTCCGACGACGTCCTCCTGACCGCCGACCACACCGTGCTCGAGCCGGCCGACGACGGCGGCGTCCGCGTCGAGGTCCTCCTCACCGAACCGGGCACGACCCAGCGCCGCTTCGTCGTGGTGTTCGACCGGGCCGCCCAGCTGGCCGAGGTCGAGTCGATCGAGGGCGTGCCCGACGAGCTGCTCGGCTCCCTCGGCATCCCCGAGATCTTCCCAGCCGCGGCAGGGGCGGCGCCCAACGCCCCGCTCGGGCCGGGCGCCCGGTGGCGGATCGACGACGAGGTCGTGCTGCCTGGCTCACCCCACCCGGCCCGGCTCACCGGCGACGGTCGCCTGGTGGAGCTGGGCGTCGTCGACGGTGCCGACGTCGCCCGCCTGACGACGACGTCCCGCGTGGAGGTCGGCGCGGGTGGCGGCTTCAACGGTGCCGCACGCCTCGACGGTGTCCAGGAGACCCGCTACACCGCGGTCCACGACCTCGCCGACGGCGCCGTGCGGCGGTCCTCCTCGAGGACCACGGGCACGTTCGACCTGTCGCTCGGCCCCCCGTCGGGGACCTTCAGCGACCCCGTCAGCGGGACGCTCGTCGTCCTCGTCGAGTCCGAGACCCGCCGCCTCTGAGAAAGGCGCCTCGGCGAAGCCGTCTACTCGGCGGTGGCGAGGTCGGGGCCGATGACCATGACCACGCTGGCGCCGCGCAGTTCGTCGACCGGGAGCGGGTCGAGGTCGAGCGGGGCGACTTCGGGCACGGGGGTGAACAACGCCGCCACCGCTTTGGCCTCAGCCTCGAAGCCCTCGTTGTAGTACACGGTCGACGTCGGCGTGCGGGCGGCGTTGGAGGGCTCTGACGTCTGGAAGCCGCCCTCCTCGACCTGGGTGGTGAAGCGTGCCGCCACACCGGGCACGCCGGAGCCGTTGGCGACCAGCACCGAGTACGTGCCGGGGTCGCGAGGCTCGGCCAGGCCGGACGCGGCGGTGGTGGTGGTGTCGTCGTCGTCAGCGTCGTCGACGGTCGTGGTCGTCGTGGTCGTCTCCCGGGTGGTCGCCTCGAACGGCGACGGGGCGTCGGTCGCCTGGAGCAGGACGACGCCGAGCACCACCGCCACGGCGATGAGGGCGATCCCGCGCATCACGGCGCCACCTGCCGAGCGTGCGAAGGAGCCATCGTGGGACGCGTGCTCACCGCGCCTCACCGCGCCCGCGGGCCGTCGGCGGAGCGACCCTCGTACCGGGCCCGGCGTCGCCGATCACGCAGCCGGCGCAGGCGTCGGACGACCAGCGGGTCGAAGGCCATGGCGGCCGGCGACTCCAGCAGGTCGTGCACGATCTCGTAGTAGCGGGTGGCCGAGAGGTCGAACCGTTCGCGGATCGCCGACTCCTTGGAGCCCGGCAGGCTCCACCAGCTCCGCTCGAACTCGAGGATCGCCCGGTCGCGATCTGACAGCTCCATCCGGTGAAGCCTGGCCTCGGGACCCTCGCGATGCAAGGACCCTCGGCGCCGGGCCCGGCCCGCCGCGCGGACTGGCGCCGGGCGGCGCCCGATGGGGGCGCAGCCGCGTTGCTACCGTGGACACCACGCCGGGTTAGCTCAGCTGGTAGAGCGCTTCTCTTGTAAAGAAGAGGTCGTCGGTTCGAGCCCGACACTCGGCTCCGACAGGTCGGCTGGGCCGCGCTCAGCCGAATCGGCCGGCGTCGGCGGCGGCGTAGCCTGCCACCGCGGCATCGGTCTCGGCGGTGGCCCGGACGGTGGCGACCACCTCGGCGAGCCTCGAGGCGGGGATGGCGCAGGTCACCTCCGTCGATGGCATGCCCGTGCGGACCCGACTGAGCATGCAGCCGACGCTGACGGCGACCTGACCGTGCTCCTTGGCCATGGCCACGATGTGGCACTGGGGCTTGCCCTCCACCGCGAGGTCGGGCAGGGCGTCGGACAGGACCATGAGGGACTTGGCGGTGAGGCGAAGGAGCACCACGTCGGGGTCGACGGGCGTCTCGGCGAGCGGTCCGTAGGTGACGGCGCCCGGGCGGGTGGTGACCACCGGGATCTGCGGGACCATGTCCTTGGTCACCCAGCCGGAGTCGAGCAGGGCGGCAACATCGGCGTTCCCGGCGACCTCCTCCATGGTGGCGAAGCCGTGGGTCATGGCCCCGACGCTGCAGTTGCCGTGATCCTCGGCGACCGTCGTGAACGTGCGGTCGGTGGACTGCATCCA
This genomic stretch from Acidimicrobiales bacterium harbors:
- a CDS encoding glucosyl-3-phosphoglycerate synthase, coding for AGATTVSVCLPARDEEATVGDIVAAVVADLVERHPLVDEVLVVDDGSTDATAEVARRAGATVVAADQVLPEVGPGTGKGEALWKSLAASSGELVVWCDADLTDFDTGFVTGLLGPLLTDPTVAFTKATYERAEVDGVGGGRVTELAARPLIALVAPELSAFDQPLAGEYAGRRSVLERLPFEQGYGVELGLLLDLLATVGLEGMAQVDLGVRRHRNRPLHELSPQALAVMRAVLRRVGATGTVDDPVLRVPGHDHVVVDDRTRPPLVDVAGYRRRAS
- a CDS encoding glycerate kinase; translation: MHLVAAPDKLRGTATAADVAAAIGRGARSAGWTCDAAPVADGGEGTLEALGGANRVTTVTGPLGDPVEAAWRYAGSLAVVEMARCSGLDLVGGPEGNDPMAAATHGTGELIGAAIDAGCRRVIVGVGGSASTDGGLGALRALEPLARMRAVELVVACDVRTRFVDAARVFAPQKGATPAQVELLHRRLQRLAQVYEESYGVDVRDLVGAGAAGGLAGGLVAAGARLVAGFDVVADELELHDRIDGADLVVTAEGFLDEQSFEGKVVGGVAELAVSSGVPVLAVVGELLEGVEVPEGMTVVSLVERFGEGRARTETEVCIEAVVAAHLEGAAPPDRARG
- a CDS encoding trehalose-6-phosphate synthase, whose translation is MNAPTPPVVIVSNRGPVSFALDDGGGLVTRRAGGGLATALGAAVAGTGATWIAAALSEADRVAAAEGTVDAEGFRLRSLVVDEDRYRAYYDVVSNATLWFLHHGLWDSPRRPRFDRRWREAWTAYREVNHAFADAVADEAADGATVLVHDYHLSLVGARLAERRPDLATVHFNHTPFCGADAIRALPDGVAEELLLGLAGHAACGFHNQRWASAFEACCEEVLGSVPTRTFVAPAAADPDDIGGVAGGDACARALAELDEQVGDRALIVRVDRIELSKNLLRGFHAFDDLLREHPEWRERVVFAAFVYPSREGLPEYLAYRQEVEGLIRAINERWSTPGWIPVLYDPEDDFPRSVAALRRYDVLLVNPVRDGLNLVAKEGPLVNEHHGVLALSRESGVWAEMAGAALGLNPFDVAGTSDVLHEALTMTAGQRRDHAAAVRAVAAAGTPADWYARQLDEGAHGA
- a CDS encoding DUF169 domain-containing protein; amino-acid sequence: MASPWSSLADELTAVLHPTAAPIAITFSEAPPDGVARHDGPMPEPTPDGRTGRVPAGCVFWMQSTDRTFTTVAEDHGNCSVGAMTHGFATMEEVAGNADVAALLDSGWVTKDMVPQIPVVTTRPGAVTYGPLAETPVDPDVVLLRLTAKSLMVLSDALPDLAVEGKPQCHIVAMAKEHGQVAVSVGCMLSRVRTGMPSTEVTCAIPASRLAEVVATVRATAETDAAVAGYAAADAGRFG
- a CDS encoding DUF3263 domain-containing protein, with the translated sequence MELSDRDRAILEFERSWWSLPGSKESAIRERFDLSATRYYEIVHDLLESPAAMAFDPLVVRRLRRLRDRRRRARYEGRSADGPRAR
- the otsB gene encoding trehalose-phosphatase, producing the protein MAVVPALQPFVDAPGSAAVLTDFDGTLAPIVDDPAAARPLDGVVEVLARLQERFAVAGVVSGRPVAYLLDHLGGGLWLSGLYGLERVEGGRRIEAAEAGAWRPVVDEAAARAGEALPVTVEHKGLSLTLHFRTMPDEEAGVRAWASAEATRTGLVVRQAKASVELHPPVEADKGTVVRAAAAGMAAVCFLGDDVGDLPAFDALDDLASGGVHTVRIAVRTTEAPSEMLARADLVVDGPGGALALLRSLLE
- a CDS encoding AI-2E family transporter is translated as MGEEQRRSGEDGIRRAGQAAWALMGIVAVLAVAAFLAYQVRIIWAPLIFAGAIVFILNPVVSLLQRRGVPRLMGVAIAYLAFFSLIGLAAVAVAPIAVEQADELADDWPEIRSDVERWVNDRAAESEDWFISLPSIGEIEDEVRSGSDATLGDRIEAARDVGVRVFSLLLILVLGPVLAFYLLVDLPRLRVVAVNLIPPAKQAEVLHVGRRLSRAIGGFFRGQLVVATIVGVLVSIGLAVLDLPFWLLVGMIAGFSNIVPLIGPFVGAVPALVIALTTRDMGTALWVIGIMVVVQQLESQVISPLVMNRAVKLQPAVVLLALVAGGSLMGFAGLLLAVPAVAVIKILAGHLWHTYVLGEPFEVFAKRVDTDEDDPGVGIVRDVTRVDLDGAETPVPADEPPVEKTPGEGQEARRR
- a CDS encoding LytR C-terminal domain-containing protein; translation: MRGIALIAVAVVLGVVLLQATDAPSPFEATTRETTTTTTTVDDADDDDTTTTAASGLAEPRDPGTYSVLVANGSGVPGVAARFTTQVEEGGFQTSEPSNAARTPTSTVYYNEGFEAEAKAVAALFTPVPEVAPLDLDPLPVDELRGASVVMVIGPDLATAE